In a genomic window of Gemmatimonadetes bacterium T265:
- a CDS encoding dehydrogenase: MSSDQNASDQHALDRRAFVRAATAAGLGVWAAPVLAQPAVRPAARARSATGSPNERVRVAVMGVNSRGYEVSQIFAATPNTEVVYVCDVDERAIAKTTAAIRGKQNGHPRGTADFRRALDDPSVDALYIAAPDHWHAPAAILALKAGKHVYVEKPCGHNPREGELLVEAQRRHGRLVQMGSQQRSAPQSIELVGEIRRGLIGRPYLARTWYANARDTIGRGRPAPVPAWLDYELWQGPAPRTAYRDNVVHYNWHWFRRWGTGEICNNGTHEIDVARWALGVDYPVRVSSAGGRYQFRDDWEFPDAQQVTYEFGDGSVVTWEGRSCNGFETEGRGRGTAVYGTNGSAVVDRNGYTVYDLKGKTVVRQSLAKETTDALDVRGGDTLTVRHVANFIDAVRTGAALNAPIAEGHKSTLLAHLGNLAQQAGRALRTDPADGHVLGDAEAARWWTREYAPGWEPTVA; encoded by the coding sequence ATGTCGTCGGACCAGAACGCCTCGGACCAGCACGCGCTCGACCGCCGCGCGTTCGTGCGCGCCGCCACCGCCGCCGGCCTCGGCGTGTGGGCCGCGCCGGTCCTCGCCCAACCGGCGGTGCGACCCGCCGCGCGCGCGCGGAGCGCCACCGGATCGCCTAACGAGCGCGTGCGCGTGGCCGTGATGGGCGTCAACAGCCGCGGCTACGAGGTCTCGCAGATCTTCGCCGCGACGCCCAACACCGAGGTGGTCTACGTCTGCGACGTGGACGAGCGCGCGATCGCCAAGACCACGGCCGCGATCCGGGGCAAGCAGAACGGCCACCCGCGCGGGACCGCGGACTTCCGCCGCGCCCTCGACGACCCGTCGGTCGACGCGCTCTACATCGCGGCCCCCGACCACTGGCACGCGCCGGCCGCGATCCTCGCGCTCAAGGCCGGCAAGCACGTCTACGTCGAGAAGCCCTGCGGCCACAACCCGCGCGAGGGCGAGCTCCTGGTCGAGGCGCAGCGCCGGCACGGGCGGCTCGTGCAGATGGGCTCGCAGCAGCGGAGCGCCCCGCAGTCGATCGAGCTCGTCGGGGAAATCCGCCGCGGGCTGATCGGCCGGCCGTACCTGGCGCGCACCTGGTACGCCAACGCCCGCGACACGATCGGGCGCGGCCGGCCCGCGCCGGTGCCGGCCTGGCTCGACTACGAGCTGTGGCAGGGCCCCGCGCCGCGGACCGCGTACCGCGACAACGTCGTCCACTACAACTGGCACTGGTTCCGCCGCTGGGGCACCGGCGAGATCTGCAACAACGGCACGCACGAGATCGACGTCGCCCGCTGGGCGTTAGGCGTGGACTACCCGGTGCGCGTCAGCTCCGCCGGCGGCCGCTACCAGTTCCGGGACGACTGGGAGTTTCCCGACGCGCAGCAGGTCACGTACGAGTTCGGCGACGGCAGCGTCGTCACCTGGGAGGGGCGCAGCTGCAACGGCTTCGAGACCGAGGGGAGGGGGCGCGGCACGGCCGTCTACGGCACAAACGGCTCGGCCGTCGTCGACCGCAACGGCTACACCGTTTACGACCTGAAGGGCAAGACGGTGGTCAGGCAGTCGCTCGCGAAGGAGACCACCGACGCCCTCGACGTGCGCGGGGGCGACACGCTCACCGTGCGCCACGTGGCCAACTTCATCGACGCCGTCCGCACCGGCGCGGCGCTCAACGCGCCGATCGCGGAGGGGCACAAGAGCACGCTCCTCGCCCACCTCGGGAACCTCGCCCAACAGGCCGGCCGCGCGCTCCGCACGGACCCGGCCGACGGGCACGTGTTAGGCGACGCCGAGGCGGCGCGGTGGTGGACGCGCGAGTACGCGCCCGGCTGGGAGCCGACGGTGGCGTAG
- a CDS encoding glycosyl hydrolase yields MQRSNRRPLALLAAAALVFLAPALGRAQDASDTGPHNTLTAAERAAGWRLLFDGTTLTGWRGLGRDTVPSAFWTVRDGAIEKLASGRVPHAADGQPLVGGDLMTDSTYEDFELSWQWKISPGGNSGVKYNVSERLSTTLEPRHAAKGFEYQMLDDDRHADGKLPSHRAGALYDLVPPNASKRLRPVGEWNTSRIVFRGPHGEHWLNGEEVVEFDLGSPRMRDALAASKYRVIPWFAERRRGPIVLQDHEDAVWFRDVKIRELPAAGR; encoded by the coding sequence ATGCAGCGCTCTAACCGCCGCCCGCTCGCGCTCCTTGCCGCGGCCGCGCTCGTCTTCCTCGCCCCCGCGCTCGGCCGGGCGCAGGACGCGTCCGACACCGGACCGCACAACACGCTCACCGCGGCCGAGCGCGCGGCGGGGTGGCGGCTGCTCTTCGACGGCACGACGTTGACGGGGTGGCGCGGGCTCGGGCGCGACACCGTGCCGAGCGCGTTCTGGACCGTCCGGGACGGGGCGATCGAGAAGCTCGCGAGCGGCCGGGTGCCGCACGCGGCCGACGGGCAGCCGCTGGTCGGCGGGGACCTGATGACCGACTCGACCTACGAGGACTTCGAGTTGAGCTGGCAGTGGAAGATCAGCCCGGGCGGCAACAGCGGGGTCAAGTACAACGTCTCCGAACGGCTCTCGACCACGCTCGAGCCGCGGCACGCGGCGAAGGGCTTCGAATACCAGATGCTCGACGACGACCGGCACGCCGACGGCAAGCTGCCGAGCCACCGCGCGGGCGCGCTCTACGACCTCGTGCCGCCTAACGCGAGCAAGCGGCTGCGCCCCGTGGGCGAGTGGAACACGTCGCGTATCGTGTTCCGCGGCCCGCACGGCGAGCACTGGCTCAACGGCGAGGAGGTCGTCGAGTTCGACCTCGGCTCGCCGCGGATGCGCGACGCGCTCGCGGCGAGCAAGTACCGCGTGATCCCCTGGTTCGCCGAGCGGCGGCGCGGGCCCATCGTCTTGCAGGACCACGAGGACGCGGTCTGGTTCCGGGACGTGAAGATCCGCGAGCTGCCCGCCGCCGGGCGCTGA
- a CDS encoding peptidase, whose protein sequence is MRVRSRPAAALLLLTAPALGAQTRPSPPLAPRATADGPRPVPGPVYEIPEYTRAVARGTRSRDGRPGAGYWVQHARYAIEARLAPATDRVAGTERVVYQNNAPDTLRRIAVYLRQNAFAPGNPHQQSAPVTGGVTLGRVAVDGCVVPAASSGVAAVPITDVDRRRAAGPGGYTVDGTVMWIPLARPLPPRDSARLELAWSYTPPPSPADGREGREGHRLYFMGYWYPQVAVYDDVHGWVADPYLLQAEFYMDPADYDVRLTVPRGWAVGATGTLENAGEILSPAARTRLAEARRSGAVVHVAEPGGAGAFAGRGAEATWHFVAPNVRDFAWGASDQYVWDATRALVGDSSRGAARDTVDVYSFYRRHAPAAAWALGAARFTRDAVESLSAYLWPYPWPTMTSMEGVLDSGGMEYPTLTLMQPWADTLSLAGDLTHETGHMWFPMQVGSSETRYPWMDEGFTQFDVAQAMRARYGEPRAGGRPGDSEPGQRALYLAAARAGRELTLMWPGDLYPQDLYFVMFYDKTAQALAALRGVLGEATFHHALREYGRRWTGRHPYPYDFFNTVSDVAGRDLSWFWTTWFYEPWSLDQAVASVTTQGDSTAVTVEDRGLAPMPVVLAVTRAGGGVQRVTVPVDVWLAGARRHVVRLPATPAVVRVEIDPDGLFPDVDRSNQVWPAARGGP, encoded by the coding sequence ATGCGCGTACGGTCCCGCCCCGCCGCCGCCCTGCTCCTCCTCACGGCGCCGGCGTTAGGCGCACAGACGCGCCCGTCGCCCCCGCTCGCGCCGCGCGCGACGGCGGACGGGCCGCGGCCGGTGCCCGGGCCCGTGTACGAGATCCCCGAATACACGCGGGCCGTCGCGCGCGGCACGCGCTCGCGCGACGGGCGCCCGGGCGCGGGCTACTGGGTGCAGCACGCGCGGTACGCGATCGAGGCGCGGCTCGCCCCCGCGACGGACCGCGTCGCGGGCACCGAGCGCGTCGTCTACCAGAACAACGCGCCCGACACGCTCCGCCGGATCGCGGTCTACCTGCGGCAGAACGCCTTCGCGCCCGGCAACCCCCACCAACAGTCGGCGCCCGTCACCGGCGGCGTCACGCTCGGGCGCGTGGCGGTCGACGGGTGCGTCGTCCCGGCGGCGTCCAGCGGCGTGGCCGCCGTGCCGATCACCGACGTCGACCGCCGGCGCGCCGCGGGCCCGGGCGGCTACACGGTCGACGGCACCGTGATGTGGATCCCGCTCGCGCGGCCGCTGCCGCCGCGCGACAGCGCGCGCCTCGAACTCGCGTGGTCGTACACGCCGCCGCCGTCGCCCGCCGACGGCCGCGAGGGGCGCGAGGGGCACCGGCTCTACTTCATGGGCTACTGGTACCCGCAGGTGGCCGTCTACGACGACGTGCACGGCTGGGTGGCCGACCCGTACTTGTTGCAGGCCGAGTTCTACATGGACCCGGCGGACTACGACGTGCGGCTCACCGTGCCGCGCGGGTGGGCCGTCGGCGCAACCGGGACGCTCGAGAACGCCGGCGAGATCCTCTCGCCCGCGGCGCGCACGCGGCTGGCCGAGGCGCGGCGGAGCGGCGCGGTGGTCCACGTCGCGGAGCCGGGCGGGGCGGGCGCGTTCGCCGGGCGGGGCGCGGAGGCGACGTGGCACTTCGTCGCGCCCAACGTCCGCGACTTCGCCTGGGGCGCGAGCGACCAGTACGTCTGGGACGCGACGCGCGCGCTCGTCGGCGATTCCTCGCGGGGCGCGGCGCGCGACACGGTCGATGTCTACAGCTTCTACCGCCGGCACGCGCCCGCGGCGGCCTGGGCGTTAGGCGCCGCGCGCTTTACGCGCGACGCGGTCGAGTCGCTTTCAGCCTACCTCTGGCCCTACCCCTGGCCGACGATGACTTCGATGGAAGGGGTGCTCGACAGCGGCGGCATGGAGTACCCGACGCTGACGCTCATGCAGCCGTGGGCCGACACGCTCTCGCTCGCCGGCGACCTCACGCACGAGACCGGGCACATGTGGTTCCCCATGCAGGTCGGCTCGAGCGAGACGCGCTACCCGTGGATGGACGAGGGGTTCACGCAGTTCGACGTCGCGCAGGCCATGCGCGCGCGCTACGGCGAGCCGCGCGCGGGCGGGCGCCCCGGCGACTCCGAGCCGGGACAGCGCGCGCTCTACCTCGCGGCGGCGCGCGCCGGGCGCGAGCTGACGCTCATGTGGCCGGGCGACCTGTATCCGCAGGACCTCTATTTCGTGATGTTCTACGACAAGACCGCGCAGGCGCTCGCCGCGCTGCGCGGCGTGCTCGGCGAGGCGACGTTCCACCACGCCCTGCGCGAGTACGGGCGGCGGTGGACGGGCCGGCACCCGTACCCGTACGACTTCTTCAACACGGTGTCCGACGTCGCGGGGCGGGACCTGTCGTGGTTCTGGACGACGTGGTTCTACGAGCCGTGGTCCCTCGACCAGGCGGTCGCGTCGGTGACGACGCAGGGCGACTCGACGGCCGTCACGGTCGAGGACCGCGGGCTCGCGCCGATGCCGGTCGTGCTCGCGGTCACGCGCGCCGGCGGCGGCGTGCAGCGCGTGACCGTGCCGGTCGACGTCTGGCTCGCCGGCGCGCGCCGGCACGTGGTGCGCCTGCCCGCGACGCCCGCCGTCGTGCGCGTCGAGATCGACCCGGACGGGCTCTTCCCCGACGTCGACCGGTCGAACCAGGTGTGGCCGGCGGCCCGCGGCGGCCCCTGA
- the uxuA gene encoding mannonate dehydratase yields the protein MYLTFRWFGPDDPIPLAHIRQIPGVEGVVSALYDVPVGTPWPAGAVERLRDRVEAAGLRLSVVESIPVHEDVKLGRPARDRLIDAWCLSLERVGAAGVPVVCYNFMPVFDWTRTDLAAPNADGSTALAYDDRALAGIDLSRGTGDLPGWATAYTADELAALLAAYRAVPPERLWEHLAYFLERVVPAADSAGVKLAIHPDDPPWPIFGLPRVVTSGLALERVTRLVDSPANGVTFCTGSLGADPGADLPAAVRRLGARVHFAHCRNVAVTGGAPGARAFRESPHPSAFGSVDMLAVVRALYEVGFAGPARPDHGRMIWGEAGRPGYGLYDRALGATYLYGLWEAVSRPAPPSTSRHAEPHAAL from the coding sequence ATGTACCTGACCTTCCGCTGGTTCGGCCCCGACGACCCCATCCCTCTCGCGCACATCCGGCAGATCCCGGGCGTCGAGGGCGTGGTGAGCGCGCTCTACGACGTGCCGGTCGGCACGCCGTGGCCGGCCGGCGCGGTCGAACGGCTGCGCGACCGGGTCGAGGCGGCCGGGCTCCGGCTCTCGGTGGTCGAGAGCATCCCGGTGCACGAGGACGTCAAGCTCGGGCGCCCCGCGCGCGACCGGCTGATCGACGCGTGGTGCCTGTCGCTCGAGCGCGTCGGCGCGGCCGGCGTGCCGGTGGTGTGCTACAACTTCATGCCCGTCTTCGACTGGACGCGCACCGACCTCGCGGCGCCTAACGCCGACGGCTCGACCGCGCTCGCCTACGACGACCGGGCGCTCGCAGGGATCGACCTCTCGCGCGGGACCGGCGACCTGCCCGGGTGGGCGACGGCGTACACGGCCGACGAGCTGGCCGCCCTGCTCGCCGCCTACCGGGCGGTGCCGCCCGAGCGACTCTGGGAGCACCTCGCCTACTTCCTCGAGCGCGTCGTGCCCGCGGCCGATTCGGCCGGCGTCAAGCTCGCCATCCACCCCGACGACCCGCCGTGGCCGATCTTCGGCCTGCCGCGCGTGGTCACGAGCGGCCTGGCGCTGGAGCGGGTCACGCGGCTGGTCGACAGCCCCGCGAACGGCGTGACCTTCTGCACCGGCTCGTTAGGCGCCGACCCGGGCGCCGACCTCCCCGCCGCCGTCCGCCGGCTCGGCGCGCGCGTACACTTCGCCCACTGCCGGAACGTCGCGGTCACGGGCGGGGCGCCCGGCGCGCGCGCGTTCCGGGAGAGCCCGCACCCGTCGGCGTTCGGGAGCGTGGACATGCTCGCCGTGGTGCGGGCGCTGTACGAGGTGGGCTTCGCCGGCCCGGCGCGCCCCGACCACGGGCGCATGATCTGGGGCGAGGCCGGGCGCCCCGGGTACGGCCTCTACGACCGGGCGTTGGGCGCGACGTATCTGTACGGCCTGTGGGAGGCCGTCTCGCGCCCCGCCCCTCCATCCACATCACGCCATGCGGAGCCCCATGCAGCGCTCTAA